A region from the Micrococcus cohnii genome encodes:
- a CDS encoding UDP-N-acetylmuramoyl-tripeptide--D-alanyl-D-alanine ligase, giving the protein MIALTADEIAQVTGGRIQPGLDPQTVLRAVTPDSRQVGAQEAVLYVAKPGEKADGHDFIDAALSAGAAAVLAERETHDADRNPHPSILVQDAVLAMGAIAREVVRRVRAHSPTTVIGITGSAGKTTTKDLLAAILAEHGPTIAPIGSYNGEVGVPLTVFEAELDTRYLVLEMGADHVGNIEYLCDIAPPDIGVVLMVGTAHAGTFGGVENIAKTKGELVEALGSDGVAVLNRDDPRVAAMAARTTAPVMWFSVDEDAVSGLGEQIADGQVRGVALGRGLHADDEGRPGFDLVLGEDVRAPGTAVRSGLTGTHHAANALAAAAAALAAGVPADAIARVLDGLGPTSRFRMERTDRADGVTIYNDAYNANPESMRAALKTLAGLGRATGRRTWAVLGEMLELGDEHIREHTLVGESIVRLNIAQLLVVGAGARPLYIGALNEGSWGEEAHFAADLDEAYAVLERELRPGDIVLVKSSNGSGLAALGERLAAAPASGTAASTTDTKEGRA; this is encoded by the coding sequence ATGATCGCACTCACCGCAGACGAAATCGCCCAGGTCACAGGCGGCAGGATCCAGCCGGGGCTGGACCCGCAGACCGTGCTGAGAGCCGTCACCCCGGACTCCCGTCAGGTCGGCGCGCAGGAGGCAGTCCTGTACGTCGCCAAGCCGGGCGAGAAGGCCGACGGCCACGACTTCATCGACGCCGCGCTGAGCGCCGGGGCCGCCGCTGTGCTCGCCGAACGCGAGACCCACGACGCCGACCGGAACCCGCACCCGTCGATCCTCGTCCAGGACGCGGTCCTGGCCATGGGCGCGATCGCCCGCGAGGTGGTGCGGCGTGTCCGCGCGCACTCGCCGACGACGGTCATCGGCATCACCGGTTCGGCCGGGAAGACCACGACGAAGGACCTGCTCGCGGCGATCCTCGCCGAGCACGGCCCGACCATCGCCCCGATCGGTTCGTACAACGGGGAGGTCGGCGTGCCGCTGACCGTCTTCGAGGCGGAGCTGGACACGCGGTATCTCGTGCTCGAGATGGGCGCCGACCACGTCGGCAACATCGAGTACCTGTGTGACATCGCGCCACCGGACATCGGCGTCGTGCTCATGGTAGGCACCGCGCACGCCGGCACGTTCGGCGGGGTGGAGAACATCGCCAAGACCAAGGGCGAGCTCGTCGAGGCGCTCGGCTCCGACGGGGTCGCCGTGCTCAATCGCGACGACCCACGCGTGGCCGCGATGGCCGCACGCACCACGGCGCCCGTTATGTGGTTCAGCGTCGATGAGGACGCCGTGTCCGGACTGGGCGAGCAGATCGCCGACGGTCAGGTTCGGGGCGTGGCCCTGGGCCGGGGCCTGCACGCCGACGACGAGGGGCGCCCCGGGTTCGACTTGGTGCTCGGCGAGGACGTCCGCGCGCCGGGCACCGCGGTGCGTTCGGGCCTGACGGGCACACATCACGCCGCCAACGCCCTGGCCGCGGCCGCGGCCGCGCTCGCCGCGGGTGTGCCCGCGGACGCGATCGCTCGCGTGCTCGACGGACTGGGCCCCACCAGCCGCTTCCGCATGGAACGGACCGACCGGGCCGACGGTGTGACGATCTACAACGACGCCTACAACGCCAACCCCGAGTCGATGCGGGCCGCGCTCAAGACCCTCGCGGGACTCGGGCGGGCCACCGGTCGCCGCACCTGGGCCGTGCTCGGGGAGATGCTCGAGCTCGGCGACGAGCACATCCGGGAGCACACCCTCGTCGGAGAGTCGATCGTCCGGCTGAACATCGCGCAGCTGCTGGTGGTGGGCGCCGGTGCCCGTCCGCTCTACATCGGGGCCCTGAACGAGGGCTCGTGGGGCGAGGAGGCGCATTTCGCCGCCGACCTCGACGAGGCCTACGCCGTGCTCGAACGGGAGCTGCGGCCGGGGGACATCGTGCTGGTGAAGTCCTCGAACGGCTCCGGACTCGCAGCACTCGGCGAACGTCTGGCGGCCGCCCCGGCCTCCGGCACGGCGGCATCGACCACTGACACCAAGGAGGGGCGGGCGTGA
- a CDS encoding Mur ligase family protein, giving the protein MTTDDRLTLAEQDLAFRPSSTAGTRLSDLTARLRQAGVQVREHGPVHEAAPVTGACLDSRVVRSGDLYIALPGAKAHGAQFARAAWEAGAAAVLTDADGLELMRSAGLEQAPALVVPRVRTAAGLAAAGIYGHGLDAGPSLLGITGTNGKTTTSFLAASLLEALSRRTGVIGTILTRAGRRAVPSSLTTPESTQLHGLMALMREEAVDTVVMEVSSHAVSYERIAGLRYAVAGFTNLTQDHLDLHGSMQEYFEAKAGLFTAERTARAVIVLDGGEGPEHGVAMAQAATAETTTLALGPAAARPGRLAAEHPELKADWSVVEATPDGLGHRFALEHAETGVRLRASVGLPGLFNVANAALAALMVLERLVPDLGLEEAVRAVAEVTDVPAGEGPFAAAVPGRMEVVGREPDGVVDFAHNPDGLVQSMTALARARQATGRSSGRTILVFGATGDRDATKRPLMGRIAAQHADVVVVTDDDPHSEDPAAIRAEVLAGVREQAEAGCARGRHVEVHESAPRADAIALAVRLASDEDSILLAGRGHETYQDFAGVRVDIDDRVELRARLSERHGPDGADLTEHPNAAR; this is encoded by the coding sequence ATGACCACGGATGACCGTCTCACCCTTGCCGAGCAGGACCTCGCGTTCCGGCCGAGCAGTACGGCGGGGACCAGGCTGTCCGACCTGACCGCCCGGCTGCGTCAGGCCGGCGTTCAGGTCCGCGAGCATGGTCCGGTGCATGAGGCGGCACCGGTGACCGGGGCCTGTCTGGACTCCCGGGTTGTGCGTTCCGGTGACCTGTACATCGCGCTGCCCGGCGCGAAGGCGCACGGTGCGCAGTTCGCGCGGGCCGCGTGGGAGGCCGGCGCGGCGGCCGTGCTCACCGATGCCGATGGGCTCGAGCTGATGCGCTCGGCGGGGCTCGAGCAGGCGCCGGCCCTCGTGGTGCCCCGCGTGCGCACGGCCGCGGGTCTCGCCGCGGCCGGCATCTACGGGCACGGGCTGGACGCGGGGCCGAGCCTGCTGGGCATCACCGGCACGAACGGCAAGACGACGACGAGCTTCCTCGCCGCGTCGCTCCTCGAGGCCCTGTCCCGCCGCACGGGCGTGATCGGCACCATCCTCACCCGCGCCGGACGCCGGGCCGTGCCGTCGTCGCTGACGACCCCGGAGTCGACACAGCTGCACGGACTGATGGCCCTGATGCGCGAGGAAGCCGTCGACACCGTCGTCATGGAGGTCTCCTCCCACGCCGTGTCCTACGAGCGGATCGCGGGTTTGCGCTACGCCGTGGCCGGGTTCACGAACCTGACCCAGGACCACCTGGACCTGCACGGCTCCATGCAGGAGTACTTCGAGGCCAAAGCGGGGCTGTTCACGGCCGAGCGGACGGCGCGGGCCGTGATCGTCCTCGATGGCGGCGAGGGCCCGGAGCACGGCGTCGCGATGGCGCAGGCGGCCACCGCCGAGACGACGACCCTGGCGCTTGGCCCGGCCGCGGCGCGGCCGGGCAGGCTGGCGGCCGAGCACCCCGAACTGAAGGCCGACTGGAGCGTCGTGGAGGCGACGCCGGACGGCCTGGGACACCGTTTCGCCCTCGAGCACGCCGAGACCGGAGTGCGTCTTCGCGCGTCGGTGGGCCTGCCCGGGCTGTTCAATGTCGCCAACGCGGCGCTGGCGGCGCTCATGGTTCTCGAGCGTCTGGTCCCGGACCTCGGCCTGGAGGAGGCGGTCCGCGCGGTCGCCGAGGTCACGGACGTGCCGGCGGGCGAGGGGCCGTTCGCCGCGGCCGTGCCCGGTCGCATGGAGGTCGTCGGCCGCGAGCCGGACGGCGTCGTCGACTTCGCCCACAACCCCGATGGCCTGGTGCAGTCCATGACGGCCCTGGCCCGCGCCCGGCAGGCGACGGGCCGCTCGAGCGGCCGGACGATCCTGGTCTTCGGCGCGACTGGTGACCGCGATGCGACCAAGCGACCGCTGATGGGACGGATCGCCGCGCAGCACGCCGACGTCGTGGTCGTCACTGACGACGACCCGCACAGCGAGGACCCGGCGGCGATCCGCGCAGAGGTGCTTGCCGGTGTGCGCGAGCAGGCCGAGGCCGGGTGCGCGCGGGGGCGGCACGTGGAGGTCCACGAGTCCGCGCCCCGCGCCGACGCCATCGCGCTGGCCGTGCGCCTCGCCTCCGATGAGGACAGCATCCTGCTGGCCGGGCGCGGCCACGAGACGTATCAGGACTTCGCGGGGGTGCGCGTGGACATCGACGACCGGGTCGAGCTGCGCGCGCGGCTGTCCGAACGGCACGGGCCTGACGGCGCGGACCTGACCGAGCACCCGAACGCGGCGCGGTAA
- a CDS encoding peptidoglycan D,D-transpeptidase FtsI family protein has protein sequence MPGPLANLDVAGPGVPTRRRARRLMLVSLLLLLVLCLRLVWVQGLDPFGQATKAVEERMRTQSIAPQRGAILDRDGDVLAASVQRFDLVVDQRLVKDFQEWNAETGENEHVEIEDRLRELSGVIGIPEDELKKLMVGDKPYAVVKRSVTPQLRDLALDLKIPGLIAEPVDRRMYPNGPVAGSIVGFLSADGVAQEGMEVSQQEVLAGTPGRRQYEVAANGVRIPNADHSEIPAVDGSDLRLTIDKDAQWYAQELIAAKQAEYEAEWGNIVVMDVKTGEVIAMADSTTVDPADPKGVDQMFWRPTAMTQAYEAGSTGKALTMAASLDASDVTAQTGYDVPSKKEFDGETINDASPHAEYEMTVAGIFARSYNVGTVQVAREVSATTRYEYMKRFGIGEPIQVGMPYEASGRLRPPEEWDQRTRLTTTFGQGYSQTTLHTAQMYQALANGGELVPARLIDATVDASGAEHRWDAGEPRRVIDEQTATQLLRMMETVVTRGTSKDAKIPGYRVGGKSSTAQVAGESGTYDGYNLGFTGVAPLDDPRFVVSVSLHRPEGRTLDADVDKTAAEMLEFMLRHENVPATGDEPHDYDVFVDDPQDRPW, from the coding sequence ATGCCGGGGCCTCTCGCGAACCTGGACGTGGCCGGGCCGGGGGTGCCGACGCGCCGACGGGCACGTCGGCTCATGCTCGTCTCCCTGCTGCTGTTGCTCGTGCTGTGCCTGCGCCTGGTCTGGGTGCAGGGCCTCGACCCGTTCGGACAGGCGACCAAGGCCGTCGAGGAGCGCATGCGCACCCAGTCCATCGCGCCGCAGCGCGGCGCGATCCTGGACCGCGACGGCGATGTGCTCGCGGCCTCGGTGCAGCGTTTCGACCTCGTCGTTGATCAGCGTCTCGTCAAGGACTTCCAGGAGTGGAACGCCGAGACCGGCGAGAATGAGCACGTCGAGATCGAGGATCGGCTGCGCGAACTCTCGGGCGTCATCGGCATCCCCGAGGACGAGCTCAAGAAGCTGATGGTGGGCGACAAGCCGTACGCCGTCGTCAAGCGTTCGGTGACCCCGCAGCTGCGCGATCTGGCGCTGGACCTGAAGATCCCCGGCCTGATCGCCGAGCCCGTGGACCGACGCATGTACCCGAACGGGCCGGTCGCCGGCTCCATCGTCGGGTTCCTCTCGGCCGACGGCGTGGCCCAGGAGGGCATGGAGGTCTCGCAGCAGGAGGTGCTCGCGGGTACGCCGGGCCGCCGTCAATACGAGGTCGCTGCTAACGGAGTGCGCATCCCCAACGCGGATCACAGCGAGATCCCCGCGGTCGACGGCTCGGATCTGCGGCTGACGATCGACAAGGACGCCCAGTGGTACGCCCAGGAGCTCATCGCGGCCAAACAGGCGGAGTACGAGGCGGAGTGGGGGAACATCGTCGTGATGGACGTGAAGACCGGCGAGGTGATCGCGATGGCCGACTCCACCACGGTCGACCCCGCCGACCCCAAGGGGGTCGACCAGATGTTCTGGCGCCCCACGGCGATGACGCAGGCCTATGAGGCGGGCTCGACCGGCAAGGCGCTCACGATGGCGGCCTCCCTCGACGCCTCGGACGTCACCGCCCAGACGGGGTACGACGTGCCCAGCAAGAAGGAGTTCGACGGCGAGACCATCAACGACGCCTCACCGCACGCCGAGTACGAGATGACCGTCGCCGGCATCTTCGCCCGCTCGTACAACGTCGGCACGGTGCAGGTCGCTCGGGAGGTCTCGGCGACGACGCGCTATGAGTACATGAAGCGGTTCGGCATCGGCGAACCCATTCAGGTCGGCATGCCCTATGAGGCCTCCGGCCGGCTGCGTCCGCCGGAGGAGTGGGACCAGCGCACTCGCCTGACGACGACGTTCGGCCAGGGGTACTCCCAGACCACTCTGCACACCGCGCAGATGTACCAGGCGCTGGCCAACGGCGGCGAGCTCGTGCCGGCTCGCCTGATCGACGCGACGGTCGACGCCTCCGGCGCGGAACACCGTTGGGACGCCGGTGAGCCCCGACGCGTCATCGACGAGCAGACGGCGACACAGCTGCTGCGCATGATGGAGACCGTCGTCACGCGGGGTACGAGCAAGGACGCGAAGATCCCCGGATACCGCGTCGGCGGCAAGTCCTCGACCGCGCAGGTGGCCGGTGAATCGGGCACGTACGACGGCTACAACCTCGGTTTCACGGGGGTCGCTCCGCTCGACGACCCGCGCTTCGTCGTGTCCGTCTCACTGCATCGCCCCGAGGGGCGCACGCTCGACGCCGACGTCGACAAGACCGCCGCCGAGATGCTCGAGTTCATGCTCCGCCACGAGAACGTCCCGGCCACCGGCGACGAGCCCCACGACTACGACGTCTTCGTCGACGACCCGCAGGACCGACCCTGGTGA
- the rsmH gene encoding 16S rRNA (cytosine(1402)-N(4))-methyltransferase RsmH, with amino-acid sequence MDATPTTGLSPRDRHVPVMLERVIELLEPAFDAARAAGRTPIAVDGTLGMGGHTEQLLRRHEDLVVVGIDRDPNALAMAAERLGPLAERLVAHHGTYEEVPEALAAAGVDRMDAALYDLGVSSYQLDARERGFAYSYDAPLDMRMDTDAARTAADLVAEADEAQLRRIIRQYGEEKFAAPIARAIVRSRDERPLTTTGALVEVIRSAVPVAAGAKGGHPAKRTFQALRIAVNEELDVLEAAVPAVLDRLQIGGRVVVMSYHSLEDRIVKRHLNEWATSTAPPNFPVVLEEHEPVVAMLTRGTEKANSREIAENPRASSVKVRAAEKIRASRSKA; translated from the coding sequence ATGGACGCCACCCCGACGACGGGCCTGTCCCCGCGGGACCGGCATGTGCCCGTCATGCTTGAGCGCGTTATTGAACTCCTGGAGCCCGCCTTTGATGCGGCGCGGGCTGCGGGGCGCACCCCGATCGCCGTCGACGGCACTCTCGGCATGGGCGGACACACCGAGCAGCTGTTGCGGCGTCACGAGGACCTCGTGGTCGTGGGCATCGACCGTGACCCGAACGCACTGGCCATGGCCGCGGAGCGTCTGGGTCCCCTCGCCGAGCGGCTCGTGGCCCACCACGGCACCTACGAGGAGGTTCCCGAGGCTCTCGCAGCGGCCGGCGTCGACCGCATGGACGCCGCCCTCTACGACCTCGGTGTCTCCTCGTACCAGCTCGACGCGCGCGAGCGCGGCTTCGCCTATTCCTACGACGCGCCGCTGGACATGCGGATGGACACCGATGCCGCCCGCACGGCCGCCGATCTGGTCGCCGAGGCCGACGAGGCGCAGCTGCGGCGCATCATCCGGCAGTACGGTGAGGAGAAGTTCGCCGCCCCGATCGCTCGTGCCATCGTCCGGTCTCGAGACGAGCGGCCGCTGACGACCACGGGCGCGCTGGTCGAGGTGATCCGGTCGGCCGTGCCCGTCGCGGCGGGGGCGAAAGGCGGGCATCCGGCCAAACGCACTTTCCAAGCCCTGCGCATCGCCGTGAACGAGGAGCTGGACGTGCTCGAGGCCGCGGTGCCGGCCGTGCTCGACCGGCTGCAGATCGGCGGGCGTGTCGTGGTGATGAGCTATCACTCGCTTGAGGACCGGATCGTCAAGCGCCACCTGAACGAGTGGGCGACCTCCACTGCGCCGCCGAATTTCCCGGTCGTGCTCGAGGAGCACGAGCCGGTGGTGGCGATGCTCACGCGGGGCACTGAGAAGGCGAATTCCCGAGAAATTGCTGAAAACCCTCGCGCCTCCTCGGTGAAGGTGCGTGCAGCTGAAAAGATCAGGGCGTCAAGGAGCAAGGCATGA
- the mraZ gene encoding division/cell wall cluster transcriptional repressor MraZ, translated as MFLGTYTPRLDEKFRLILPAKFREEFADGLVLTRGQERCVYVFSAREFERVHEQMRSAPLSSKQARDYIRVFLSGASDETPDKQGRVTIPAPLRQYAGLEREVAVIGAGTRAEIWDLASWNSYLEEQESSFSDTDEEVVPGIV; from the coding sequence GTGTTCCTGGGCACGTACACCCCGCGTCTGGACGAGAAGTTCCGTCTGATCCTGCCGGCGAAGTTCCGTGAGGAGTTCGCCGACGGGCTGGTTCTGACCCGCGGTCAGGAGCGATGCGTCTACGTCTTCAGTGCTCGGGAGTTCGAGAGGGTCCACGAGCAGATGAGGTCGGCGCCCCTGTCCTCGAAGCAGGCGCGGGACTACATCCGCGTGTTCCTCTCGGGGGCCTCAGACGAGACTCCCGACAAGCAGGGGAGGGTCACGATCCCCGCTCCGCTGCGGCAGTACGCCGGGCTCGAGCGGGAGGTCGCGGTGATCGGCGCCGGCACCCGGGCCGAGATCTGGGATCTGGCGTCGTGGAACTCCTATCTCGAGGAGCAGGAGAGCTCGTTCTCCGACACCGACGAAGAAGTGGTGCCCGGAATCGTCTGA
- a CDS encoding DUF3040 domain-containing protein, which yields MALSERERRVLEDLEQQLSQQDPRLVTRMSDARPRVNVRRVVFGSLLVVAGLAAVLVGVSLQSIVVGVLGVALMGAGLFVATARSSRSRASGRAEGRPHGAGARRTGSGLMARLEQDWERRRGGR from the coding sequence ATGGCACTGTCGGAGCGCGAGCGGCGCGTGCTCGAGGATCTCGAGCAGCAGCTGAGTCAGCAGGATCCCCGTCTCGTCACGCGGATGTCCGATGCGCGGCCTCGGGTCAATGTGCGCCGGGTGGTGTTCGGCTCGCTGCTGGTCGTCGCTGGCCTGGCCGCGGTGCTGGTCGGTGTGAGTCTGCAGAGCATCGTCGTGGGGGTCCTCGGCGTCGCGTTGATGGGGGCGGGGCTGTTCGTCGCGACGGCTCGCTCCTCGCGTTCTCGTGCGTCCGGTCGCGCTGAGGGGCGTCCACACGGCGCCGGTGCCCGCCGCACGGGCTCCGGTCTCATGGCTCGACTCGAACAGGACTGGGAGCGCCGTCGCGGCGGACGCTGA
- the dinB gene encoding DNA polymerase IV: MRSTLAPPREASILHVDMDAFFLSVELRERPELSGMPTAVAGEGLRAVVLSASYEARRFGVRSAMPVGHARRLCPQLRLLAPHREKYLAVSRQVMQVLGEVTPVLEQLSIDEAFLDVSGARRRLGPPEAIAGRIRERVRAETGLACSVGGAPVKFAAKMASEAAKPDGMLVVPGERLVEFLHPLPVGRLWGVGPVLADRLTRRGVETIGDLAACDPAWLRARFGEHGARLTELAAGRDPRPVGPREPARSVGQDKTFDHDPEDPAEIDGHVLRLAHAVASRLRAAGTMASAVTVRVKDQQGAVRSRTARLTEPTNLAAVLYEPARRAVRALLSERRHPVRLLGLRAERLGSVGHGQAQPALFAAGPDADGGSDVDPRRWGRAEQALDDVRRRFPSAALGPATLLDPSVADEGERS, encoded by the coding sequence ATGCGCTCCACCCTAGCCCCGCCCCGTGAGGCGTCGATTCTGCACGTGGACATGGATGCGTTCTTCCTGTCTGTGGAGCTGCGCGAGAGGCCGGAGCTGTCCGGGATGCCGACGGCGGTGGCCGGTGAGGGGCTGCGCGCGGTCGTGCTCTCGGCCTCTTATGAGGCGCGTCGGTTCGGGGTGCGCTCGGCGATGCCGGTCGGTCATGCCCGTCGCCTGTGTCCGCAGTTGCGTCTGCTTGCTCCGCATCGGGAGAAGTACCTGGCTGTCTCTCGGCAGGTGATGCAGGTGCTGGGTGAGGTCACCCCGGTGCTGGAGCAGCTGAGCATCGACGAGGCGTTCTTGGACGTCTCCGGTGCTCGTCGGCGTCTGGGACCACCGGAGGCGATCGCGGGTCGGATCCGTGAGCGGGTGCGTGCCGAGACGGGGCTTGCCTGTTCCGTCGGCGGTGCACCGGTGAAGTTCGCGGCGAAGATGGCCTCGGAGGCGGCGAAGCCGGACGGGATGCTGGTCGTGCCCGGGGAGCGGCTGGTGGAGTTCCTGCATCCGTTGCCGGTGGGCCGGCTGTGGGGCGTGGGTCCGGTGCTGGCCGACCGGCTCACGCGTCGGGGCGTCGAGACGATCGGCGACCTTGCCGCGTGCGATCCGGCGTGGCTGCGGGCCCGTTTCGGTGAGCACGGGGCACGGTTGACCGAATTGGCGGCGGGGCGAGACCCGCGGCCGGTCGGGCCGCGTGAGCCGGCGCGCAGTGTGGGTCAGGACAAGACGTTCGACCATGACCCTGAGGACCCGGCCGAGATCGATGGGCATGTGCTGCGCCTGGCGCACGCAGTGGCCTCGCGGCTGCGGGCGGCCGGGACGATGGCGTCGGCCGTCACCGTGCGGGTGAAGGATCAGCAGGGGGCGGTCCGCTCGCGCACGGCCCGGCTGACGGAGCCAACGAACCTGGCGGCGGTGCTGTATGAGCCTGCCCGACGTGCGGTGCGTGCGCTGCTGTCTGAGCGGCGCCATCCGGTGCGGCTGCTGGGGCTGCGCGCCGAGCGGCTGGGGTCGGTGGGCCACGGTCAGGCGCAGCCGGCACTGTTCGCCGCGGGCCCGGATGCCGACGGCGGCAGCGACGTCGATCCGCGCAGGTGGGGCCGGGCGGAGCAGGCCCTGGACGATGTGCGCCGACGTTTCCCCTCCGCCGCACTGGGCCCGGCGACATTGTTGGACCCATCGGTGGCAGATGAGGGGGAGCGGTCTTAG
- a CDS encoding polyprenyl synthetase family protein: protein MVPHDASRTPGPAAVGLDQARTLVEARLARILDHHREHAARIHPDAAPVVDVLSRLSGGGKRMRALLAWIGWRAAGGAANAERILTAGAAVELFQTAALVHDDILDRSDTRRGMASVHRSFEASHRHHGWRHDPEHYGVSAAILAGDVCLALADTTFLEAILGSARPDRALAEMQTMRFEVMVGQYLDVLAEMVPPAADTAAAGARAETVVEYKSARYSAVHPLALGALLAGGDDALVAAFERVTLPFGIAYQYQDDLLGVFGDPDLTGKPAGDDLREGKRTTLIAHAVALLDPSTAAELDADLGRPDLTDERIHHWLRRLTDCGARQRVEDDIRTRLEESTAARAGLVEAGAAEDAVADLTALMDSLVHRNA from the coding sequence ATGGTCCCCCATGATGCCTCCCGCACCCCCGGTCCCGCCGCCGTGGGCCTCGATCAGGCGCGCACCCTCGTCGAGGCGCGGCTCGCCCGCATCCTTGACCACCATCGTGAGCACGCCGCCCGCATCCACCCGGACGCGGCCCCCGTCGTCGACGTGCTCTCCCGGCTCAGCGGCGGCGGCAAGCGAATGCGCGCCCTGCTCGCCTGGATCGGCTGGCGCGCTGCCGGAGGCGCCGCCAACGCCGAGCGCATCCTCACCGCCGGCGCCGCCGTCGAGCTGTTCCAGACCGCGGCCCTCGTGCACGACGACATCCTCGACCGCTCCGACACCCGGCGCGGCATGGCCAGCGTGCACCGATCCTTCGAGGCCAGCCACCGCCACCACGGTTGGCGGCACGACCCCGAGCACTACGGCGTCTCCGCCGCCATCCTCGCCGGCGACGTCTGCCTGGCCCTCGCCGACACCACGTTCCTGGAAGCCATTCTCGGCTCGGCCAGGCCCGACCGGGCCCTGGCCGAGATGCAGACCATGCGTTTCGAGGTGATGGTCGGCCAGTACCTCGACGTCCTGGCGGAGATGGTGCCACCGGCCGCCGACACCGCTGCAGCAGGCGCCCGCGCCGAAACCGTCGTCGAGTACAAGTCCGCCCGCTACTCCGCCGTACACCCGCTCGCGCTCGGCGCGCTGCTGGCCGGCGGCGACGACGCGCTCGTCGCGGCGTTCGAACGCGTCACCCTGCCCTTCGGCATTGCCTACCAGTACCAGGACGACCTGCTCGGCGTGTTCGGCGACCCCGACCTCACCGGCAAGCCCGCCGGCGACGACCTGCGCGAGGGCAAACGCACCACCCTCATCGCCCACGCCGTCGCACTCCTGGACCCGTCCACCGCCGCAGAGCTGGACGCCGACCTCGGTCGTCCCGACTTGACCGACGAGCGCATCCACCACTGGCTCCGCCGACTCACCGACTGCGGTGCCCGGCAGCGCGTCGAGGACGACATCCGCACCCGCCTCGAGGAGTCCACCGCCGCACGCGCCGGACTCGTCGAGGCCGGCGCCGCCGAGGACGCCGTCGCCGATCTCACGGCACTCATGGATTCACTGGTCCACCGCAACGCCTGA
- a CDS encoding Rv2175c family DNA-binding protein → MGVGAGCASVVTPRVGWVNDDTESPEISPEIDALVGDWLALPEVAERLDVRVTRVHNLIKDGAVIAVRRGHPPMRSVPELFLDGGRVLPALRGTLTLLSDAGYSDEEALGWLFRPDESLPGRPVDALRDGRKTEVRRRAQALAW, encoded by the coding sequence ATGGGTGTGGGCGCTGGGTGTGCCTCGGTGGTGACGCCTAGAGTGGGCTGGGTGAACGACGACACCGAATCCCCGGAGATCAGCCCCGAGATCGACGCCTTGGTCGGCGACTGGCTTGCGTTGCCCGAGGTCGCTGAACGGCTCGATGTGCGCGTGACGCGCGTGCACAACCTCATCAAGGACGGCGCTGTGATCGCGGTGCGCCGCGGCCACCCGCCGATGCGCAGCGTCCCGGAACTGTTCCTCGACGGGGGGCGTGTGCTGCCTGCGCTGCGCGGGACCCTGACGCTGCTCTCGGACGCGGGATACAGCGATGAGGAGGCGCTGGGCTGGTTGTTCCGCCCGGACGAGTCCCTGCCGGGTCGACCCGTCGACGCCCTCCGGGACGGTCGCAAGACCGAGGTGAGGCGTCGAGCGCAGGCGCTCGCCTGGTGA